The following are encoded together in the Pelosinus sp. IPA-1 genome:
- a CDS encoding methyl-accepting chemotaxis protein: MNLLKWMGKSIQVKVTAVLVIGLLLTLSILGVCNFYNAKSILVSDVEEDLIHRASAYAEDIGTWKSTREIEVSILATNQSVVNGDTQGALTYLKEEIKRNPIYSRFWLVDAKGQSIHTSGDRTNIADRDYFKQVMSTGKVVTTDPIISKADGKMVVSVVAPIKKNNQIIGALGGTVPIDALISRVNEIKVAQSGYAYVIQGDGLIIIHPDKEQVMKTNILKDPNGNNQLKAVINKMVNGETGTGNYVDGGISKYVAYAPVPGTQWSLGINAPEKEIFVKLTPFLRSSLITIGLILIAACGFGILISRRLTKPIIRLNQAIEKMAEGDLTSQVAVIGGATTQSVAGKDELDAMGIYFDTMVKKIRGLVQQIATSAEQVAASSEELTASAEQSSIAANQVAETITEVASGSASQMQAVDAATDVVEKMSASIQQVAAHSENVAATAEKTALAARNGGKAIEDTTKQMENIEKTVTNSAQVVEKLGDRSKEIGQIVDTIAGIAGQTNLLALNAAIEAARAGEQGRGFAVVAEEVRKLAEQSEDAAKHIAVLIGEIQGDTEIAVNVMSEGTKEVKRGSEVVHIAGKAFREILNLIEQVSDQIRDISAAIQQVAGGSEQIVSSIKEIDRISGATAGYTQTVSASTEEQSASMEEIAASSEALAKMSEELRSIIAQFKV; encoded by the coding sequence ATGAATTTGCTTAAATGGATGGGAAAAAGTATTCAGGTAAAGGTTACTGCTGTTTTAGTGATTGGCTTATTACTTACATTGAGTATTCTAGGAGTATGTAATTTTTACAATGCAAAAAGCATATTAGTTTCCGATGTTGAGGAGGATCTTATCCACCGAGCAAGTGCTTATGCTGAAGATATTGGAACGTGGAAAAGCACTCGTGAAATCGAGGTTTCCATATTAGCAACGAATCAAAGTGTTGTGAACGGAGATACGCAAGGTGCACTTACTTATTTAAAAGAAGAGATCAAGCGTAATCCGATTTATTCACGGTTTTGGCTTGTAGATGCAAAGGGGCAATCCATTCATACATCGGGTGATCGAACGAATATCGCTGATCGTGACTATTTTAAACAGGTCATGTCAACTGGCAAAGTGGTAACTACCGATCCTATTATTTCTAAGGCGGATGGCAAAATGGTAGTATCTGTTGTTGCTCCGATCAAAAAGAATAACCAGATTATAGGTGCTCTAGGCGGTACAGTCCCTATTGATGCTCTCATTTCGCGTGTTAATGAAATTAAGGTTGCACAAAGTGGTTATGCTTATGTTATTCAAGGTGACGGACTCATCATTATTCATCCTGATAAAGAACAAGTCATGAAGACCAATATATTAAAGGATCCTAATGGAAATAATCAACTTAAAGCTGTAATAAATAAAATGGTAAACGGTGAAACTGGAACTGGTAATTACGTAGACGGGGGCATTTCAAAGTATGTAGCTTACGCTCCTGTTCCTGGGACTCAATGGAGTTTAGGGATTAATGCTCCAGAGAAAGAGATTTTTGTAAAGTTAACTCCATTTTTAAGGTCCTCCCTTATTACAATCGGTTTGATTCTTATTGCTGCTTGTGGTTTTGGTATTCTAATTTCAAGGCGTTTAACGAAACCCATTATACGCTTGAATCAAGCGATCGAAAAAATGGCGGAAGGTGACTTAACTTCACAAGTGGCTGTTATTGGTGGGGCGACAACACAGAGTGTCGCGGGTAAAGACGAGTTAGATGCAATGGGAATTTATTTTGATACTATGGTGAAAAAAATACGCGGTTTGGTTCAACAAATTGCTACCTCAGCAGAACAGGTTGCAGCATCTTCTGAGGAACTTACGGCAAGTGCAGAACAATCTTCTATAGCTGCCAATCAAGTAGCTGAAACGATAACGGAAGTGGCTTCAGGCAGTGCTTCCCAAATGCAAGCAGTCGATGCTGCTACGGATGTTGTTGAAAAAATGTCTGCTAGTATACAGCAGGTAGCTGCTCATTCTGAAAATGTAGCAGCCACTGCCGAGAAGACTGCACTTGCTGCCCGAAATGGTGGTAAGGCAATCGAAGATACTACAAAACAGATGGAAAATATCGAAAAAACAGTAACAAATTCAGCCCAGGTTGTTGAAAAACTTGGCGATCGTTCCAAAGAGATCGGTCAAATTGTTGATACGATTGCTGGAATTGCCGGCCAAACAAATCTCCTTGCATTAAATGCCGCTATCGAAGCCGCACGTGCTGGCGAGCAGGGCAGAGGGTTTGCTGTGGTAGCGGAAGAAGTTCGTAAACTAGCTGAACAATCCGAGGACGCAGCAAAGCATATTGCAGTACTCATTGGTGAAATTCAAGGGGATACAGAAATCGCGGTTAATGTAATGTCTGAGGGGACGAAAGAAGTCAAGCGAGGTTCAGAAGTAGTTCATATAGCAGGCAAAGCCTTCAGGGAAATCTTGAATTTAATTGAGCAAGTTTCCGATCAAATCCGGGATATCTCTGCTGCCATTCAACAGGTAGCAGGTGGGAGCGAACAAATTGTTTCCTCAATTAAGGAAATCGACAGAATTAGTGGTGCGACAGCAGGATATACGCAAACTGTTTCAGCATCAACTGAGGAACAGTCTGCTTCGATGGAAGAGATCGCCGCTTCCAGTGAAGCCTTAGCGAAAATGTCTGAAGAACTTCGATCCATTATAGCCCAATTTAAAGTATAA
- a CDS encoding TIGR03943 family protein, which translates to MPQLNRDIFVRVVLLLGFIILLFSIITTSQLTLYVHPRVTSLIKISGYILFMMFLRQCWNLKKAWNQSVCGSHSHRTYWKYSPFVLTLLIAFILPNSSLNASLVNNKGLNSQISNEVSNREYRPLANELRQTNFIKVSDQNFLGVMSEINRYPKDYAGKEIEMKGFIFKGSSTSPNRFSLVRYVIGCCVADASPYGLLCEIKDAANYTDGNWYQIQGIIETNEYQGKEFPIIKITWVKQIDALFSPYVFP; encoded by the coding sequence ATGCCGCAATTAAACAGGGATATTTTCGTAAGAGTTGTACTATTATTGGGATTTATTATACTGTTATTTTCAATAATCACTACTAGCCAGCTAACTTTATACGTTCATCCCAGAGTTACGAGTTTAATCAAAATATCCGGATATATACTCTTTATGATGTTTCTAAGACAGTGTTGGAATTTAAAAAAGGCATGGAATCAGTCTGTATGCGGATCTCATAGTCATAGAACATATTGGAAATATTCCCCGTTCGTTCTGACCTTGTTAATCGCTTTTATATTACCGAATTCATCTCTTAACGCAAGCTTAGTTAATAATAAAGGCTTGAATAGTCAGATTTCCAATGAAGTTTCTAACAGAGAATACCGGCCATTGGCGAATGAACTTCGACAAACAAACTTTATAAAAGTTTCGGATCAAAACTTTCTTGGGGTTATGTCTGAAATTAATCGTTATCCTAAGGATTATGCAGGGAAAGAGATTGAGATGAAGGGATTTATTTTTAAGGGTTCATCAACATCTCCCAATCGGTTCTCTTTGGTTAGATATGTTATTGGATGTTGTGTGGCAGATGCTTCTCCTTATGGTCTCTTGTGCGAAATTAAAGATGCAGCGAATTACACTGATGGAAATTGGTATCAAATTCAAGGAATTATAGAAACCAATGAGTATCAAGGAAAAGAATTTCCTATTATTAAAATTACATGGGTAAAGCAAATCGATGCGTTGTTTTCTCCTTATGTTTTCCCTTAA
- the lplT gene encoding lysophospholipid transporter LplT has translation MSRLSPLKALFTAQFLSAFVDNMILFIALGIIKRDVYPEYYLPFVQSIFLASYILLSPWVGRFADKKPKAKVLIIANIVKTMGVLLLLLGCNPALSYGVVGIGAVIYSPAKYGILPFLTRGDDELLRANSGLEGYTIVAILLGSVVGGFLSDLSITLALVISLLLYCTSIGINTMIPKDVGNRSITYKNSIVEFFNDIRILLRNPQSHYSLIGTGSFWLASAVLRMVIFAWAPLTLGITSGTSISMIIAVTGVGIAIGAVVTPYLISIKTYRRTIWFGYVMAGCILTFLMIRSIEAAIVFLLLIGVMGGIYIVPMNTCLQQVGHSTVGEGKTIAVQNFVENVFMFLGVVIYTLATKYGVSTHISIGAAGITLLLLVSYMYLYIRRNGER, from the coding sequence ATGAGTAGGTTATCGCCTTTAAAGGCGCTGTTTACTGCTCAGTTTTTATCGGCTTTTGTTGATAATATGATTTTGTTTATAGCTTTAGGGATTATAAAACGAGATGTTTATCCTGAGTATTACTTACCATTTGTACAGAGTATCTTTTTAGCTTCTTATATCTTATTGTCACCATGGGTTGGACGTTTTGCTGACAAGAAACCTAAAGCTAAGGTGCTTATTATCGCAAATATAGTCAAAACAATGGGTGTATTGCTGCTGCTCCTTGGTTGTAATCCAGCGCTAAGTTATGGGGTAGTGGGGATTGGTGCGGTCATTTATAGCCCAGCTAAATATGGTATTCTGCCTTTTCTGACCCGGGGTGACGATGAGTTACTTAGGGCTAATTCTGGACTAGAAGGTTATACGATTGTTGCCATTCTTCTAGGATCAGTGGTGGGGGGCTTTTTATCTGATCTATCAATCACGTTAGCACTGGTTATCTCCCTACTACTTTATTGCACATCAATTGGCATCAATACCATGATCCCCAAAGACGTAGGTAATCGATCGATTACATATAAAAATTCAATTGTTGAATTTTTTAATGACATCAGAATTTTACTTAGAAATCCCCAGAGTCATTATTCTTTAATTGGTACGGGATCATTTTGGCTAGCTTCCGCTGTCCTCCGTATGGTTATTTTTGCGTGGGCACCTCTTACGTTGGGCATTACTAGTGGCACCTCAATTAGTATGATTATTGCTGTTACTGGCGTAGGGATTGCAATTGGTGCTGTGGTGACGCCATATCTGATTAGCATTAAGACATATAGGCGTACCATTTGGTTTGGCTATGTTATGGCAGGATGTATACTGACTTTTTTGATGATTAGAAGTATCGAAGCCGCCATCGTGTTTTTATTACTCATTGGGGTGATGGGCGGTATTTATATTGTACCGATGAATACTTGTCTACAGCAGGTCGGTCATAGTACTGTTGGTGAGGGCAAGACCATTGCCGTCCAAAATTTTGTAGAAAATGTATTTATGTTTTTAGGAGTAGTTATCTATACTCTTGCTACGAAATATGGAGTGAGTACCCATATCTCAATCGGTGCTGCGGGGATAACGCTGTTGCTGCTTGTTAGTTATATGTATTTATACATTAGAAGGAATGGTGAAAGGTAG
- a CDS encoding Na+/H+ antiporter NhaC family protein, protein MDTIIVFILFFSSLLFSIYHDISIIYSLLLGLLGFSLLSLRRGYTLTNLFNMMMIGSKKSLIVIKIFVLIGAITAVWRASGTISFIVYYAIAFVSAKYFILSAFLLCCLVSFLLGTSFGTVGTIGVVLMVLAKGGNVDINMTAGAIIAGAYFGDRCSPMSSSANLIASLTDTKLYININNMMKTSILPFILSIIGYTYLSNANPLSFYDTQMTDEILKSFDISIITLFPAAIILLLAAFRIDVKLSMGISILSGILIGLFVQHLSFSQMATYIMTGYTMEHGGFFANIIQGGGLYSMLKVALIVLISSSYSGIFEGTGLLQPIEQFFERLSEKISVYPTTILSSIATAAFSCNQTLAVMLTHQFAYKIYEKKQRNKYQLALDMENTVILLSAVIPWNIAGAVPAAALATDSAFIPYAFYLFLVPLVNLSFSYKVNTSTTNSNTTSK, encoded by the coding sequence TTGGACACTATAATCGTCTTTATTCTTTTTTTTAGTTCTCTGCTTTTCAGCATTTATCATGATATTTCTATTATTTATTCTTTGCTTTTGGGGCTTCTAGGTTTTTCCTTACTTTCGTTACGTCGAGGTTATACCCTAACAAATTTATTTAACATGATGATGATTGGTTCAAAAAAGTCCCTTATCGTAATCAAAATTTTTGTACTGATCGGCGCAATAACAGCTGTTTGGCGAGCCAGTGGCACGATCTCCTTTATCGTGTATTATGCAATTGCCTTTGTCAGTGCAAAATACTTCATACTATCCGCCTTCTTACTCTGCTGTCTAGTATCCTTTCTACTTGGAACCTCATTTGGCACGGTTGGAACCATCGGTGTAGTGCTCATGGTATTAGCTAAAGGGGGTAATGTTGATATCAACATGACGGCAGGTGCCATTATCGCAGGAGCCTATTTTGGTGATCGCTGCTCTCCTATGTCTTCGAGCGCTAATCTTATAGCATCTTTAACAGATACTAAGCTGTATATAAATATAAACAATATGATGAAAACTTCGATTTTACCATTTATCCTTTCAATTATAGGTTATACCTACTTATCAAATGCGAATCCTCTGTCCTTCTATGACACGCAAATGACAGACGAGATATTGAAATCTTTTGATATAAGCATAATTACCTTATTTCCCGCTGCCATTATACTCCTTTTAGCCGCCTTTCGCATTGATGTAAAATTATCAATGGGCATCAGCATACTTTCTGGTATCTTGATTGGCCTTTTTGTTCAACATCTATCCTTTTCACAAATGGCAACTTACATTATGACAGGCTACACGATGGAACATGGCGGCTTCTTTGCCAATATCATTCAGGGTGGCGGCCTATATTCTATGCTGAAAGTTGCTCTTATTGTTTTAATTTCCTCTTCCTACTCCGGCATTTTTGAGGGAACTGGTTTATTACAGCCAATTGAACAATTTTTCGAAAGACTTAGCGAAAAAATCAGTGTCTACCCTACTACGATACTATCCAGCATCGCTACCGCTGCTTTTAGCTGCAATCAAACCTTGGCAGTCATGCTCACCCATCAATTTGCCTATAAGATCTATGAGAAAAAACAACGTAACAAGTACCAATTGGCCCTCGACATGGAAAACACGGTCATCCTGCTCTCCGCTGTCATCCCCTGGAATATTGCAGGGGCTGTTCCTGCTGCGGCACTCGCAACAGATTCAGCCTTCATCCCTTATGCTTTCTATCTTTTCCTTGTTCCCCTAGTTAATTTATCTTTTTCATACAAGGTGAATACTTCAACTACCAATTCCAATACTACTAGCAAATAA
- a CDS encoding AraC family transcriptional regulator, giving the protein MEKFTSCKLAILECLKNKYYAIAHLHKEEKIMDMHIHDCYEIYYSISGGKQFLIDNRFYDINPGDLFIINQFESHYLTQINNMVHERIIISIHPDFLKEISTTKTDLNHCFTERNQLFNHRISLNKEQQHRFLYYIGKITTLNEFGSDILERVAFMEMMVMINSLFINNHSSEIADSNFQYNQQVQEILTYINQHITEAITVEQLAEQFYISTSYICRIFKATTGTTINKYINARRITIAKSLLTMGHGVGEVCEKCGFNDYSNFLKAFTKAVGISPKKYGQYSAS; this is encoded by the coding sequence ATGGAGAAATTCACATCTTGCAAGTTAGCAATCTTGGAATGCCTGAAAAACAAATATTATGCAATCGCCCATTTGCATAAAGAAGAGAAAATCATGGATATGCATATCCATGATTGTTACGAAATCTATTATTCCATTTCTGGTGGAAAACAGTTTCTGATCGATAATCGGTTTTATGATATTAATCCAGGAGATTTATTTATTATCAATCAATTTGAGAGCCATTATCTAACCCAAATCAATAACATGGTTCATGAGCGTATTATTATCTCGATTCACCCTGATTTTTTAAAGGAAATTTCGACGACAAAAACAGACCTTAACCATTGTTTTACCGAGCGTAATCAGCTATTCAACCATCGCATTTCATTAAACAAAGAGCAGCAGCATCGCTTTCTTTATTATATTGGCAAAATAACTACCTTAAATGAATTCGGCAGTGATATACTCGAACGAGTAGCTTTTATGGAAATGATGGTTATGATCAATAGTTTATTTATCAATAACCATAGCTCAGAAATAGCAGATTCCAACTTTCAGTACAATCAACAGGTGCAAGAAATCCTGACCTACATCAATCAACATATTACCGAGGCTATTACGGTAGAACAGCTGGCAGAGCAGTTCTACATCAGTACCTCTTATATCTGCAGGATTTTCAAGGCAACTACAGGCACCACGATTAATAAGTACATTAATGCCCGCCGTATTACCATCGCAAAATCTTTATTAACGATGGGCCACGGAGTCGGTGAAGTATGTGAGAAGTGTGGCTTTAATGATTACAGCAACTTCTTAAAAGCGTTTACAAAAGCAGTTGGCATATCTCCAAAAAAATATGGTCAATATAGTGCAAGTTAA
- a CDS encoding YibE/F family protein: MKQRWYTICYSLIFLGLMAFLFTYFEFDTQTKNIVDSSSSHYENAIVLSKSMLIDEHPDYYQEELVKVRLETGANKGQIVEIRHSIAAKQQIFDLVVNPGDRLVIEILNENGIEGYYIGDFYRIPYFILLLGILLLGLFIFGRITGVKSLIGIGLVLFLLWHGFLAHTMHSQLNIYLLTLLYCGFISLLVLMLVGGFTKKTWAALLGTWGGVFIAGLLSYMTIQLMHLTGIDTEEAVTLKMGMPSIDFQGILFASIIIGALGAIIDVTISIASAQSEIWAANPKIGWRDLYKRGMNVGSDMMGAMVNTLILAYVGGFMPSLLLLASYNGVSFTHIINTQGIMTELIRAIIGSIGLIYAIPLTAIISAILLCCKKPQ; encoded by the coding sequence TTGAAACAGAGATGGTATACGATTTGTTATTCTTTAATATTCTTAGGTTTGATGGCTTTTCTATTTACTTATTTTGAGTTTGATACACAAACAAAAAACATTGTTGACTCTAGTTCTTCTCATTATGAAAATGCAATCGTATTATCAAAGAGTATGCTTATTGATGAACACCCAGATTATTATCAAGAGGAATTGGTTAAAGTACGGTTAGAAACTGGGGCAAATAAAGGTCAAATCGTAGAAATTAGACATTCTATTGCTGCGAAGCAACAGATTTTTGATTTAGTTGTAAACCCCGGAGATCGTTTGGTTATCGAAATTCTCAATGAAAATGGAATAGAAGGCTATTATATAGGTGATTTTTATCGAATTCCATATTTCATATTATTATTAGGTATATTATTATTAGGATTATTTATTTTTGGACGAATTACAGGTGTTAAGTCATTAATAGGCATTGGACTTGTTTTGTTTTTGCTTTGGCATGGTTTTTTAGCGCATACTATGCATTCACAGTTAAATATCTATTTGCTGACTCTATTGTATTGTGGATTTATAAGCCTACTTGTACTTATGTTAGTTGGTGGTTTTACAAAAAAAACATGGGCAGCTTTGCTTGGTACTTGGGGTGGTGTTTTTATTGCAGGTTTATTATCCTATATGACAATACAACTCATGCATTTGACGGGTATTGATACAGAAGAGGCTGTTACTCTAAAAATGGGTATGCCTTCAATCGATTTTCAAGGCATATTGTTTGCGAGTATAATCATTGGTGCGTTAGGGGCTATTATAGATGTAACAATTTCCATAGCTTCAGCTCAATCTGAAATATGGGCTGCAAATCCGAAAATTGGATGGAGAGATCTGTATAAACGCGGTATGAATGTTGGCAGTGACATGATGGGGGCTATGGTTAATACTTTGATTTTGGCATATGTAGGTGGTTTTATGCCATCATTACTATTGCTAGCTAGCTATAATGGTGTGTCTTTTACCCATATAATCAATACACAAGGTATTATGACCGAATTAATTAGGGCGATAATAGGCAGTATTGGTTTGATTTATGCAATACCTCTCACGGCAATCATTTCGGCTATCCTTTTGTGTTGCAAGAAACCACAGTAA
- a CDS encoding permease has product MDISSLVLEYIQNDVDLITWKIILNFKTIFLGIIIEALPFILISVIVSSLLHNFVSEELIRRVLPKNKTYSIMLACFLGMIFPACDCGMVPIVRRLVMKGVPLYSAVAFMLSAPIINPVVATATTYAFNSSEMALTRISVAFLIAFTTGWLISKLFKGTELKDMEHSHNHNCGCTCHSHSEHKVLLREKFLNVLDDACNEFFEMGKYLILGSFIGATVQTFIPRGLLLNIGHEPLLSIIVMMLFAFAISVCSSADAFIASSFSTSFTTGSLVAFMVFGPMIDIKNTLMLLHTFRLRFVIFLVAIVSLLCVLETYLLINIL; this is encoded by the coding sequence TTGGATATTTCCAGTTTAGTTTTAGAGTATATACAAAACGATGTAGACTTAATTACGTGGAAAATTATTCTTAACTTTAAAACAATATTCTTAGGAATCATTATTGAAGCATTGCCTTTTATTTTAATCAGTGTAATCGTTTCGTCATTATTACATAATTTCGTTTCCGAGGAATTGATTCGTAGAGTGTTGCCTAAGAATAAAACATATAGCATTATGCTAGCGTGTTTTTTGGGAATGATTTTTCCAGCATGTGATTGTGGAATGGTACCAATTGTTAGACGGTTAGTAATGAAGGGGGTACCGCTATATTCTGCAGTGGCATTTATGCTTTCTGCCCCTATTATTAATCCAGTAGTAGCTACTGCTACGACATATGCTTTTAATAGCAGTGAAATGGCCTTAACTAGGATAAGTGTTGCTTTTTTAATAGCCTTTACCACAGGATGGTTAATCAGTAAGTTGTTTAAAGGTACGGAGTTAAAAGATATGGAACATAGCCATAATCATAATTGCGGTTGTACATGTCACTCGCATAGTGAACATAAAGTGCTGTTGCGCGAAAAATTCTTGAATGTTCTAGATGATGCGTGTAATGAGTTTTTTGAAATGGGAAAGTATTTAATACTTGGATCATTTATAGGTGCGACTGTACAGACATTTATACCTCGAGGACTTCTTTTGAATATTGGTCATGAACCGCTCCTGTCAATCATCGTAATGATGTTATTTGCATTTGCAATTTCGGTCTGTTCCTCTGCCGATGCATTTATTGCTTCATCATTTAGCACTAGTTTTACGACGGGATCACTTGTTGCTTTTATGGTTTTCGGTCCAATGATAGATATAAAGAATACGTTAATGCTTTTACATACTTTTCGTTTACGGTTTGTGATTTTCTTGGTGGCGATAGTTTCGCTATTATGCGTATTGGAAACGTATCTATTAATTAATATATTATAG
- a CDS encoding gluconate 5-dehydrogenase, giving the protein MDILKKFSLEGKVALVTGGSYGIGFAIGSAYAEAGAKIVFNDINQDLVDKGIKAYKEAGINAFGYVSDVTKEEEVQAMVAKVEQEVGIIDILVNNAGIIKRIPMHEMSAAEFRQVIDIDLNGPFIVAKAVIPSMIKKGHGKIINICSMMSELGRETVSAYAAAKGGLKMLTRNIASEYGQYNIQCNGLGPGYIATPQTAPLREEGHPFNSFIIAKTPAARWGTPEDLQSPAVFLASDASDFVNGHILYVDGGILAYIGKQP; this is encoded by the coding sequence ATGGATATTTTGAAAAAGTTTTCCCTAGAGGGAAAGGTTGCATTAGTAACTGGCGGATCGTATGGGATAGGTTTTGCAATTGGGAGTGCTTATGCTGAGGCAGGTGCAAAGATTGTTTTTAATGATATAAATCAAGATTTGGTGGATAAAGGAATCAAAGCTTATAAAGAAGCTGGAATCAATGCTTTTGGCTATGTATCTGACGTGACGAAGGAAGAAGAAGTACAAGCCATGGTAGCCAAAGTGGAACAAGAGGTTGGTATCATTGATATTCTTGTAAACAACGCTGGTATTATTAAACGCATTCCGATGCATGAAATGTCAGCAGCAGAATTTCGTCAGGTAATCGATATCGATTTAAATGGACCCTTTATCGTAGCAAAAGCAGTAATACCATCCATGATTAAAAAAGGTCATGGGAAAATTATCAACATCTGTTCGATGATGAGTGAACTTGGACGTGAAACAGTATCTGCGTATGCAGCTGCTAAAGGCGGATTGAAGATGTTGACAAGAAATATTGCATCAGAATATGGACAGTATAATATCCAATGTAATGGCCTTGGACCTGGTTATATTGCAACCCCACAAACAGCACCTCTAAGAGAAGAGGGACATCCATTCAATAGCTTTATTATTGCAAAAACACCGGCTGCTCGCTGGGGAACACCTGAAGATTTACAGAGCCCTGCCGTATTCTTAGCATCTGATGCTTCTGATTTCGTTAACGGACATATCCTTTATGTAGATGGCGGTATCTTAGCTTATATTGGGAAACAACCATAA
- a CDS encoding RpiB/LacA/LacB family sugar-phosphate isomerase: MKIALINENSQAAKNEMICSALKKVVEPMGHEVFNYGMYGAEDKAQLTYVQNGILAAILLNSKAVDYVITGCGTGEGAMLSCNSFPGVLCGHVVDPSDAYMFAQINDGNAIALPFAKGFGWGAELNLEYIFEKLFLGESGQGYPKDRVIPEQRNKKILDEVKKVTHQDMLTILKNIDQELLKGAVSGEKFQEYFFANCKNDEIAAYIKRVLA, encoded by the coding sequence ATGAAAATTGCATTAATCAATGAAAATAGCCAAGCGGCTAAAAATGAAATGATTTGTTCCGCTTTGAAAAAAGTGGTAGAACCTATGGGACATGAAGTATTCAACTACGGAATGTATGGTGCAGAAGATAAAGCGCAATTGACCTATGTACAGAATGGCATTCTGGCAGCGATCTTGTTAAACTCAAAGGCAGTAGATTATGTTATAACAGGATGTGGCACAGGAGAAGGTGCTATGTTATCCTGCAATTCCTTTCCAGGAGTGTTATGTGGACATGTGGTCGATCCATCCGATGCCTATATGTTTGCTCAAATCAATGATGGAAATGCAATTGCGTTACCCTTTGCCAAAGGATTTGGCTGGGGTGCTGAATTAAACCTTGAATATATTTTTGAAAAATTGTTTCTAGGCGAAAGCGGACAAGGATATCCAAAAGATAGAGTAATCCCAGAACAACGCAACAAGAAAATCTTAGATGAAGTTAAAAAAGTAACTCATCAAGATATGCTGACAATATTAAAAAATATTGATCAAGAGTTATTAAAAGGTGCAGTAAGTGGAGAGAAATTCCAAGAGTATTTCTTCGCAAATTGCAAAAATGACGAAATTGCCGCTTATATCAAACGTGTATTAGCTTAA